A single window of Crassostrea angulata isolate pt1a10 chromosome 8, ASM2561291v2, whole genome shotgun sequence DNA harbors:
- the LOC128158981 gene encoding uncharacterized protein LOC128158981 isoform X1 yields the protein MTSSKSMEFRKVCSFLWILCLATASQMYSYRFKVYPVDECPMNKTEFEKAARRRNCTGDTRYLCAPDKNLTSLIEFCTDQKNALFENDNCIKLEGSGYLNHYKCVDKFISGCPTTYYTDEEIYKYPACLSINRQLMCFRADKNCQEKHSATTKAYDNGTSKDYGGNEIKPAGSDTISLKVAIIVLSVLILVLCGIIIYIERKRRRAKKKIEEDVEINDLPLNERTLENKAALTDNNTDNVAKTKIEEDEEINDLPLNERTLENKAPLTDNNTDEGVKQTEINEQKLREFLSKGEMTVCHVRCIIVGCAGAGKTTLLRRLKNLTFEEIKSTESTEIVDVHVNCFEVLEDEETIQNVDEKNQLPTIPLSKTAIENNPEKLEKSEQNPISKNSKNNTENCKTEQELNDFMERTDEKDKDGSDCFEEDDKGAVFKTLETKQREAFQGNQLTFPERDKNDNSDNEDTTEDTPLLLLPKCKMEIAEEGKNEKSRTLLSNSPGKALAKSISNNCSSLYTQEEAHGKSESNEFIRFDDERYAILKIMDDIEKLPSENLTRPRITFLDFAGQSLYYAFHQIYLSPKTCYILVVDMTKNPSEEVLESDVDEIDCSRFKSWKYQDYHKFWLQSIHSYSETTTPVILVGTHGDNMSKPECRKFFQEFFDFFEEDYSYLRRHLHHDRTFAIGFPKTGSELENLSDIKKCIAKLVRDSKSFEEQIRPVWAIFEHILQRMKTQRIISRKELSEKNFHLSEEFRMNDEEVTKMLCYLHRVGTVLYFDEKGLNETIILDIQWFVNAFKSLIHFNVDLDDSDYSRDSIKKTGVIEDKKLTEIWKSKAKEDYILHKVKILPYMERLGLLAMQHETKPWYYIPSMNKQKFKNMDMGGSKSSILCFQFDENKQLPVFLFYGIVLKCMQIPKWSILRENEKICLYENTACFSFLNHIVVVCLCKYQIQVQVWVPVEGKIDVNLLKEVEQSIEKKILEYKGYNYIIGYKCQNGMLNTENDNSFIPKTEFPVSKHICERCIVSKKHFVDTKICWTPTEKPKNEDTNCPPEAYEETDEGLVSIKQIEQACLDGNIEHFNFHLKREIGQRHHLLMRSDKNGWNMLHVAAKGGNLTIFCKLVSVNLQICEKTHSQMTVLHIGSKFGHYDICDFILKNNDFKKYVCEKSSDGKNACHYAAESGSVRLLRLLVDNGIDAKAVTEKELNIFHIACIYNQLEMGKYIFDNFNVLVAAKSNDDWTAALYAAKNGNTDFLKFLYEKKVCLNHKSESDRNTLHIACDNGHLETCIFLTDTCPSLLSAPDEKGRYPVHFAARSGIMELLKYLETKTELTKETSKGMNILHMACLHDHIEMCEYILDRYPNLNVKRTVNGWTTAHFVAGRGNNKGNEIEIFKMLRNAEIPVEIMHLSKHGNSVLTLAIKYNVYEFAEYLFRNHRDMLNIPDANNPWETGNEHPKMLELLHKYLDKPRF from the exons ACCCAGCATGCTTATCAATAAACAGACAACTGATGTGCTTTCGTGCTGATAAAAATTGCCAAGAGAA ACATTCTGCAACAACTAAGGCATACGACAATGGAACAAGTAAAGACTATGGAGGAAACGAAATCAAGCCAGCCGGCTCTGATACAATTTCCTTAAAGGTTGCAATAATAGTGCTCTCTGTGCTTATACTAGTACTGTGTGGGATAATAATTTACATAGAACGAAAAAGGAGAAGAG caaaaaagaaaatagaagAAGATGTAGAAATTAACGATTTGCCATTAAATGAAAGGACACTTGAAAATAAGGCAGCTTTAACAGACAATAATACAGATAATGTAGCAAAAACGAAAATAGAAGAAGATGAAGAAATTAACGATTTGCCATTAAATGAAAGGACACTTGAAAATAAGGCACCTTTAACAGACAATAATACAGATGAAGGTGTTAAACAAACAgaaataaatgaacaaaagCTAAGAGAATTTCTCAGTAAAGGAGAGATGACAGTTTGTCATGTTAGATGCATAATAGTTGGCTGCGCAGGCGCTGGCAAAACAACTCTTTTGCGAAGATTGAAAAATCTTACCTTTGAAGAAATAAAATCCACAGAGTCGACGGAAATAGTTGACGTCCATGTTAACTGTTTTGAAGTGCTGGAAGATGAAGAAACCATCCAAA ATGTCGATGAAAAAAATCAGTTGCCAACAATTCCTCTTTCTAAAACTGCGATCGAAAACAACCCAGAGAAATTAGAAAAAAGTGAGCAAAACCCTATTAgtaaaaatagcaaaaataatACAGAAAACTGCAAAACAGAACAGGAGTTAAATGATTTCATGGAACGTACAGACGAAAAGGACAAAGACGGAAGCGATTGCTTTGAAGAAGACGATAAAGGag cagtttttaaaactttagaaacaaaacaaagagaAGCGTTTCAAGGGAATCAATTAACATTCCCTGAAAGAGATAAAAACGACAACAGTGACAATGAAGATACTACAGAGGACACCCCGTTGCTTCTTTTGCCTAAGTGTAAGATGGAAATAGCAGAGGAAGGTAAAAATGAAAAGAGCAGGACACTTCTGTCTAACTCTCCTGGCAAGGCTTTAGCAAAGAGTATAAGTAACAACTGTTCGTCTCTATACACCCAAGAAGAAGCTCATGGAAAAAGTGAAAGCAATGAATTCATTAGATTTGACGATGAACGATATGCAATCTTAAAAATAATGGACGATATTGAAAAGCTACCTAGTGAAAATCTCACACGTCCAAGGATTACATTTTTAGATTTTGCAGGGCAAAGTTTGTATTACGCTTTTCACCAGATTTATTTAAGTCCAAAAACATGTTATATCTTAGTTGTGGATATGACAAAAAATCCCAGTGAAGAGGTACTTGAATCTGATGTGGATGAAATAGATTGTAGTAGATTCAAATCCTGGAAATATCAAG ATTACCACAAATTCTGGCTTCAGTCAATTCACAGTTATAGTGAAACCACGACGCCAGTGATATTAGTAGGCACGCATGGCGACAATATGTCGAAACCA gAATGTCGTAAATTTTTCCAGgaatttttcgatttttttgaAGAAGATTATTCATACTTGAGGAGGCATCTGCATCACGATCGAACTTTTGCAATCGGATTTCCGAAAACAGGATCAGAGTTAGAAAACTTATCAGACATTAAGAAATGTATTGCAAAGCTTGTTCGTGACTCAAAGTCTTTTGAAGAACAAATTAGACCAGTGTGGGCAATATTCGAACACATTTTGCAAAGAATGAAAACACAAAGGATAATATCTCGAAAAGAGTTATCagaaaaaaactttcatttaaGTGAAGAGTTCCGGATGAATGATGAAGAAGTAACAAAAATGTTGTGTTATTTACACAGAGTTGGAACTGTATTATATTTTGACGAGAAAGgtttaaatgaaacaattattcTTGATATTCAGTGGTTTGTCAATGCATTCAAGTCCCTCATTCATTTTAATGTAGATTTAGATGACAGCGACTACAGTCGTGACTCTATCAAAAAGACCGGCGTAATTGAAGATAAAAAACTTACAGAAATATGGAAAAGCAAAGCGAAGGAGGACTATATTTTACATAAAGTGAAGATTCTACCTTACATGGAACGATTAGGATTGTTAGCAATGCAACATGAAACCAAACCTTGGTATTACATCCCAAGTATGAacaaacagaaatttaaaaacatggaTATGGGAGGTTCAAAGTCTTCGATTCTTTGTTTTCAGTTTGACGAAAACAAACAACTTCCAGTGTTTCTCTTTTACGGAATAGTTTTGAAATGCATGCAAATACCAAAATGGTCTATTCTACGAGAAAATGAAAAGATCTGCTTGTACGAAAACACGGCATGCTTTTCATTTCTTAATCATATTGTGGTTGTATGTCTTTGCAAATACCAAATCCAGGTCCAAGTCTGGGTACCGGTGGAAGGAAAAATTGATGTTAATCTTCTTAAAGAAGTTGAGCAATccattgagaaaaaaatactagAATATAAAGGCTATAACTACATTATTGGATATAAATGCCAAAATGGAATGCTGAATACTGAAAACGACAATTCATTCATTCCAAAAACCGAGTTCCCTGTTTCGAAACACATTTGCGAAAGGTGTATAGTTAGTAAGAAGCATTTCGTCGACACCAAAATATGCTGG acACCGACAGAAAAACCCAAAAATGAAG ACACTAATTGTCCCCCTGAAGCTTATGAGGAAACAGACGAAGGGTTGGTTTCGATAAAACAAATTGAACAGGCATGTCTTGACGGAAACATAGAACACTTTAACTTTCATCTTAAAAGAGAAATAGGACAAAGACACCATCTATTGATGAGATCAGATAAAAATGGTTGGAATATGTTGCACGTAGCGGCAAAAGGTGGCAATCTAACGATCTTTTGTAAACTGGTCTCCGTAAATCTGCAGATATGCGAAAAAACACACTCTCAAATGACGGTTCTTCATATTGGTTCAAAATTTGGTCACTATGACATTTGCGACTTTAtcctaaaaaataatgatttcaaaaaatatgtctgCGAAAAATCCTCAGATGGAAAAAATGCTTGTCATTACGCGGCAGAGTCTGGTTCCGTCAGATTACTTCGACTATTGGTTGATAACGGTATTGACGCAAAGGCAGTAACTGAAAAGGAACTGAATATCTTTCATATTGCTTGCATATATAATCAGTTAGAAATGgggaaatatatttttgataatttcaatGTTCTCGTGGCTGCAAAAAGTAACGATGATTGGACTGCGGCTTTATATGCAGCGAAAAATGGTAATACTGACTTTTTAAAGTTTCTGTATGAGAAAAAAGTATGTCTCAATCACAAATCTGAGAGTGATAGAAACACTTTGCATATTGCATGTGACAATGGCCATTTagaaacatgcatatttttaacGGACACATGTCCTTCTCTGTTGTCGGCACCTGACGAAAAAGGAAGGTATCCCGTCCATTTTGCCGCCAGAAGTGGCATTATGGAACTATTGAAATATCTCGAAACTAAGACAGAGCTGACTAAGGAAACGAGTAAAGGTATGAACATACTTCATATGGCGTGTTTACATGACCACATTGAAATGTGTGAATATATATTAGATAGATATCCGAATCTCAACGTAAAACGCACAGTAAACGGATGGACAACTGCTCATTTTGTTGCTGGAAGGGGAAACAACAAGGGTAACGAAatcgaaatatttaaaatgcttAGAAATGCTGAAATTCCAGTAGAAATTATGCATCTCAGCAAGCATGGAAACTCGGTACTGACCTTAGCAATCAAATACAATGTGTATGAATTTGCTGAATATCTCTTTAGGAACCACCGAGATATGTTAAATATTCCAGATGCAAATAATCCGTGGGAGACTGGCAATGAACACCCAAAAATGTTGGAACTTCTGCATAAGTATTTAGACAAGCCtcgtttttaa
- the LOC128158981 gene encoding uncharacterized protein LOC128158981 isoform X2, which produces MTSSKSMEFRKVCSFLWILCLATASQMYSYRFKVYPVDECPMNKTEFEKAARRRNCTGDTRYLCAPDKNLTSLIEFCTDQKNALFENDNCIKLEGSGYLNHYKCVDKFISGCPTTYYTDEEIYKYPACLSINRQLMCFRADKNCQEKHSATTKAYDNGTSKDYGGNEIKPAGSDTISLKVAIIVLSVLILVLCGIIIYIERKRRRAKKKIEEDVEINDLPLNERTLENKAALTDNNTDNVAKTKIEEDEEINDLPLNERTLENKAPLTDNNTDEGVKQTEINEQKLREFLSKGEMTVCHVRCIIVGCAGAGKTTLLRRLKNLTFEEIKSTESTEIVDVHVNCFEVLEDEETIQNVDEKNQLPTIPLSKTAIENNPEKLEKSEQNPISKNSKNNTENCKTEQELNDFMERTDEKDKDGSDCFEEDDKGVFKTLETKQREAFQGNQLTFPERDKNDNSDNEDTTEDTPLLLLPKCKMEIAEEGKNEKSRTLLSNSPGKALAKSISNNCSSLYTQEEAHGKSESNEFIRFDDERYAILKIMDDIEKLPSENLTRPRITFLDFAGQSLYYAFHQIYLSPKTCYILVVDMTKNPSEEVLESDVDEIDCSRFKSWKYQDYHKFWLQSIHSYSETTTPVILVGTHGDNMSKPECRKFFQEFFDFFEEDYSYLRRHLHHDRTFAIGFPKTGSELENLSDIKKCIAKLVRDSKSFEEQIRPVWAIFEHILQRMKTQRIISRKELSEKNFHLSEEFRMNDEEVTKMLCYLHRVGTVLYFDEKGLNETIILDIQWFVNAFKSLIHFNVDLDDSDYSRDSIKKTGVIEDKKLTEIWKSKAKEDYILHKVKILPYMERLGLLAMQHETKPWYYIPSMNKQKFKNMDMGGSKSSILCFQFDENKQLPVFLFYGIVLKCMQIPKWSILRENEKICLYENTACFSFLNHIVVVCLCKYQIQVQVWVPVEGKIDVNLLKEVEQSIEKKILEYKGYNYIIGYKCQNGMLNTENDNSFIPKTEFPVSKHICERCIVSKKHFVDTKICWTPTEKPKNEDTNCPPEAYEETDEGLVSIKQIEQACLDGNIEHFNFHLKREIGQRHHLLMRSDKNGWNMLHVAAKGGNLTIFCKLVSVNLQICEKTHSQMTVLHIGSKFGHYDICDFILKNNDFKKYVCEKSSDGKNACHYAAESGSVRLLRLLVDNGIDAKAVTEKELNIFHIACIYNQLEMGKYIFDNFNVLVAAKSNDDWTAALYAAKNGNTDFLKFLYEKKVCLNHKSESDRNTLHIACDNGHLETCIFLTDTCPSLLSAPDEKGRYPVHFAARSGIMELLKYLETKTELTKETSKGMNILHMACLHDHIEMCEYILDRYPNLNVKRTVNGWTTAHFVAGRGNNKGNEIEIFKMLRNAEIPVEIMHLSKHGNSVLTLAIKYNVYEFAEYLFRNHRDMLNIPDANNPWETGNEHPKMLELLHKYLDKPRF; this is translated from the exons ACCCAGCATGCTTATCAATAAACAGACAACTGATGTGCTTTCGTGCTGATAAAAATTGCCAAGAGAA ACATTCTGCAACAACTAAGGCATACGACAATGGAACAAGTAAAGACTATGGAGGAAACGAAATCAAGCCAGCCGGCTCTGATACAATTTCCTTAAAGGTTGCAATAATAGTGCTCTCTGTGCTTATACTAGTACTGTGTGGGATAATAATTTACATAGAACGAAAAAGGAGAAGAG caaaaaagaaaatagaagAAGATGTAGAAATTAACGATTTGCCATTAAATGAAAGGACACTTGAAAATAAGGCAGCTTTAACAGACAATAATACAGATAATGTAGCAAAAACGAAAATAGAAGAAGATGAAGAAATTAACGATTTGCCATTAAATGAAAGGACACTTGAAAATAAGGCACCTTTAACAGACAATAATACAGATGAAGGTGTTAAACAAACAgaaataaatgaacaaaagCTAAGAGAATTTCTCAGTAAAGGAGAGATGACAGTTTGTCATGTTAGATGCATAATAGTTGGCTGCGCAGGCGCTGGCAAAACAACTCTTTTGCGAAGATTGAAAAATCTTACCTTTGAAGAAATAAAATCCACAGAGTCGACGGAAATAGTTGACGTCCATGTTAACTGTTTTGAAGTGCTGGAAGATGAAGAAACCATCCAAA ATGTCGATGAAAAAAATCAGTTGCCAACAATTCCTCTTTCTAAAACTGCGATCGAAAACAACCCAGAGAAATTAGAAAAAAGTGAGCAAAACCCTATTAgtaaaaatagcaaaaataatACAGAAAACTGCAAAACAGAACAGGAGTTAAATGATTTCATGGAACGTACAGACGAAAAGGACAAAGACGGAAGCGATTGCTTTGAAGAAGACGATAAAGGag tttttaaaactttagaaacaaaacaaagagaAGCGTTTCAAGGGAATCAATTAACATTCCCTGAAAGAGATAAAAACGACAACAGTGACAATGAAGATACTACAGAGGACACCCCGTTGCTTCTTTTGCCTAAGTGTAAGATGGAAATAGCAGAGGAAGGTAAAAATGAAAAGAGCAGGACACTTCTGTCTAACTCTCCTGGCAAGGCTTTAGCAAAGAGTATAAGTAACAACTGTTCGTCTCTATACACCCAAGAAGAAGCTCATGGAAAAAGTGAAAGCAATGAATTCATTAGATTTGACGATGAACGATATGCAATCTTAAAAATAATGGACGATATTGAAAAGCTACCTAGTGAAAATCTCACACGTCCAAGGATTACATTTTTAGATTTTGCAGGGCAAAGTTTGTATTACGCTTTTCACCAGATTTATTTAAGTCCAAAAACATGTTATATCTTAGTTGTGGATATGACAAAAAATCCCAGTGAAGAGGTACTTGAATCTGATGTGGATGAAATAGATTGTAGTAGATTCAAATCCTGGAAATATCAAG ATTACCACAAATTCTGGCTTCAGTCAATTCACAGTTATAGTGAAACCACGACGCCAGTGATATTAGTAGGCACGCATGGCGACAATATGTCGAAACCA gAATGTCGTAAATTTTTCCAGgaatttttcgatttttttgaAGAAGATTATTCATACTTGAGGAGGCATCTGCATCACGATCGAACTTTTGCAATCGGATTTCCGAAAACAGGATCAGAGTTAGAAAACTTATCAGACATTAAGAAATGTATTGCAAAGCTTGTTCGTGACTCAAAGTCTTTTGAAGAACAAATTAGACCAGTGTGGGCAATATTCGAACACATTTTGCAAAGAATGAAAACACAAAGGATAATATCTCGAAAAGAGTTATCagaaaaaaactttcatttaaGTGAAGAGTTCCGGATGAATGATGAAGAAGTAACAAAAATGTTGTGTTATTTACACAGAGTTGGAACTGTATTATATTTTGACGAGAAAGgtttaaatgaaacaattattcTTGATATTCAGTGGTTTGTCAATGCATTCAAGTCCCTCATTCATTTTAATGTAGATTTAGATGACAGCGACTACAGTCGTGACTCTATCAAAAAGACCGGCGTAATTGAAGATAAAAAACTTACAGAAATATGGAAAAGCAAAGCGAAGGAGGACTATATTTTACATAAAGTGAAGATTCTACCTTACATGGAACGATTAGGATTGTTAGCAATGCAACATGAAACCAAACCTTGGTATTACATCCCAAGTATGAacaaacagaaatttaaaaacatggaTATGGGAGGTTCAAAGTCTTCGATTCTTTGTTTTCAGTTTGACGAAAACAAACAACTTCCAGTGTTTCTCTTTTACGGAATAGTTTTGAAATGCATGCAAATACCAAAATGGTCTATTCTACGAGAAAATGAAAAGATCTGCTTGTACGAAAACACGGCATGCTTTTCATTTCTTAATCATATTGTGGTTGTATGTCTTTGCAAATACCAAATCCAGGTCCAAGTCTGGGTACCGGTGGAAGGAAAAATTGATGTTAATCTTCTTAAAGAAGTTGAGCAATccattgagaaaaaaatactagAATATAAAGGCTATAACTACATTATTGGATATAAATGCCAAAATGGAATGCTGAATACTGAAAACGACAATTCATTCATTCCAAAAACCGAGTTCCCTGTTTCGAAACACATTTGCGAAAGGTGTATAGTTAGTAAGAAGCATTTCGTCGACACCAAAATATGCTGG acACCGACAGAAAAACCCAAAAATGAAG ACACTAATTGTCCCCCTGAAGCTTATGAGGAAACAGACGAAGGGTTGGTTTCGATAAAACAAATTGAACAGGCATGTCTTGACGGAAACATAGAACACTTTAACTTTCATCTTAAAAGAGAAATAGGACAAAGACACCATCTATTGATGAGATCAGATAAAAATGGTTGGAATATGTTGCACGTAGCGGCAAAAGGTGGCAATCTAACGATCTTTTGTAAACTGGTCTCCGTAAATCTGCAGATATGCGAAAAAACACACTCTCAAATGACGGTTCTTCATATTGGTTCAAAATTTGGTCACTATGACATTTGCGACTTTAtcctaaaaaataatgatttcaaaaaatatgtctgCGAAAAATCCTCAGATGGAAAAAATGCTTGTCATTACGCGGCAGAGTCTGGTTCCGTCAGATTACTTCGACTATTGGTTGATAACGGTATTGACGCAAAGGCAGTAACTGAAAAGGAACTGAATATCTTTCATATTGCTTGCATATATAATCAGTTAGAAATGgggaaatatatttttgataatttcaatGTTCTCGTGGCTGCAAAAAGTAACGATGATTGGACTGCGGCTTTATATGCAGCGAAAAATGGTAATACTGACTTTTTAAAGTTTCTGTATGAGAAAAAAGTATGTCTCAATCACAAATCTGAGAGTGATAGAAACACTTTGCATATTGCATGTGACAATGGCCATTTagaaacatgcatatttttaacGGACACATGTCCTTCTCTGTTGTCGGCACCTGACGAAAAAGGAAGGTATCCCGTCCATTTTGCCGCCAGAAGTGGCATTATGGAACTATTGAAATATCTCGAAACTAAGACAGAGCTGACTAAGGAAACGAGTAAAGGTATGAACATACTTCATATGGCGTGTTTACATGACCACATTGAAATGTGTGAATATATATTAGATAGATATCCGAATCTCAACGTAAAACGCACAGTAAACGGATGGACAACTGCTCATTTTGTTGCTGGAAGGGGAAACAACAAGGGTAACGAAatcgaaatatttaaaatgcttAGAAATGCTGAAATTCCAGTAGAAATTATGCATCTCAGCAAGCATGGAAACTCGGTACTGACCTTAGCAATCAAATACAATGTGTATGAATTTGCTGAATATCTCTTTAGGAACCACCGAGATATGTTAAATATTCCAGATGCAAATAATCCGTGGGAGACTGGCAATGAACACCCAAAAATGTTGGAACTTCTGCATAAGTATTTAGACAAGCCtcgtttttaa